From a region of the Bradyrhizobium sp. KBS0727 genome:
- a CDS encoding IS1182 family transposase, with protein sequence MEDYVGPNNPVRAIESYVCALDLAKLGFRHADRGLEQGQPPYDPADLLKLYLYGYINQVRSSRRLEREACRNLELIWLLRNLRPGYRTIANFRKENWAALKAVNRGFVLLVRELGLVGGAVVAIDGSFFHGDASKASIFTRKRLADQIARLDLEIEAYGRSIEDNDAAEANAPGKDRADGPGAGGGGDGSDIGAKVSALMAKRLRAEADLARLEASGETQMSLTDPDARLLVKNGQGVAGYNVQSVVDDKHNLIVASEVVNDSSDVGQLHAMAKTAKEALDAEALQVLADEGYYSSLELKACEDDGITAYVPVPEINGRLEKKGRFSLKDFAYDASADAYRCPAGELLRRMEGRWENTSGRTEIRYASSTKACKACPLRTRCLSLKATRRTIGRWEHEDVLERHRARMQGAGDLMRRRSAIVEHPFGTLKCRAGYRHFLVRGFNKVRGEWSLMALCYNFTRVLNILGIERFIAAVAAALLWHLHALAGALKRFLFAPKTLWIKFEQQVVAAQGRLVLLG encoded by the coding sequence ATGGAAGACTATGTTGGTCCCAACAATCCGGTGCGCGCGATCGAGAGCTATGTTTGCGCGCTGGACCTTGCCAAGCTTGGTTTCCGCCATGCGGATCGCGGCTTGGAGCAGGGACAGCCGCCCTACGATCCAGCTGATCTGTTGAAGCTCTACCTTTACGGATACATCAACCAGGTCAGGTCGTCGCGGCGGCTGGAGCGGGAAGCCTGTCGCAATCTGGAACTGATCTGGCTGCTCAGGAATCTGCGACCTGGCTATCGAACGATCGCCAACTTCCGCAAGGAGAACTGGGCGGCGTTGAAGGCGGTGAACCGCGGCTTCGTGCTGCTGGTTCGCGAGCTTGGCCTTGTCGGCGGGGCGGTAGTTGCGATCGACGGCTCGTTTTTTCATGGCGATGCCAGCAAGGCGAGCATCTTTACGCGCAAGAGGCTTGCCGATCAGATCGCCAGGCTGGACCTGGAGATCGAAGCTTATGGCAGATCAATCGAAGACAACGATGCGGCGGAAGCCAACGCGCCAGGGAAGGATCGCGCCGACGGTCCGGGTGCTGGCGGCGGAGGAGACGGCAGCGATATCGGTGCCAAAGTATCGGCGCTGATGGCAAAGCGCTTGCGCGCCGAAGCCGATCTGGCTCGGTTGGAAGCGAGCGGCGAGACGCAGATGTCGCTGACCGATCCGGACGCCCGGCTTCTAGTCAAGAACGGTCAGGGCGTCGCAGGCTACAATGTGCAGAGCGTCGTCGACGACAAGCACAATCTCATTGTCGCAAGCGAAGTGGTGAACGACAGCAGCGATGTCGGCCAACTCCACGCCATGGCAAAAACTGCCAAGGAAGCTCTCGATGCGGAGGCACTCCAGGTGCTGGCCGATGAGGGGTATTACAGCAGCCTCGAACTGAAGGCATGCGAGGACGACGGCATCACGGCCTATGTGCCTGTGCCGGAGATCAATGGGCGCCTTGAGAAGAAAGGCCGCTTCAGCCTCAAGGACTTTGCTTACGATGCTTCAGCCGATGCTTACCGTTGCCCGGCCGGCGAACTACTGCGTCGGATGGAGGGGCGCTGGGAGAACACAAGTGGCCGGACTGAGATCCGATATGCGAGTAGCACGAAGGCCTGCAAGGCGTGCCCGTTAAGGACACGTTGTCTGAGCCTGAAGGCAACTCGACGGACCATCGGCCGCTGGGAGCACGAGGATGTCCTCGAGCGTCACCGCGCGAGGATGCAAGGCGCAGGCGACCTGATGCGCCGCCGTTCCGCCATCGTCGAACATCCCTTCGGCACGCTCAAATGCCGCGCCGGTTATCGTCACTTCCTCGTTCGCGGCTTCAACAAGGTCCGCGGCGAATGGAGCCTGATGGCGCTCTGCTACAACTTTACCCGCGTGCTCAACATCCTCGGCATCGAGCGTTTCATTGCAGCCGTCGCAGCGGCGCTCCTTTGGCATCTCCACGCTCTCGCAGGCGCCCTAAAACGCTTCCTGTTCGCTCCAAAGACGCTCTGGATCAAATTTGAGCAACAGGTCGTCGCTGCGCAAGGCCGACTGGTTCTCCTCGGCTGA
- a CDS encoding homoserine O-acetyltransferase: MTNVQSIPSPSIHSEDRAHEADHPSSLLAKFGIEQPLKLDCGVDLAPFQIAYQTYGELNAERSNAILVCHALTGDQHVNNVHPVTGKHGWWDTMVGPGLPLDTNQYFVICSNVIGSCMGSTGPASTNPATGKLWGLDFPVITIPDMVRAQTMLIDRLGIDTLFAVVGGSMGGMQALQWTAAYPERVFSTLAIACSTRHSAQNIAFHELGRQAVMADPDWRGGRYFDDGTHPHRGLGVARMAAHITYLSDAALHRKFGRRMQDRDLPTFSFDADFQVESYLRYQGSSFVERFDANSYLYLTRAMDYFDIAADHNGVLAQAFRGIKTRFCVVSFTSDWLFPTSESRALVHALNASSARVSFAEIETDRGHDAFLLDVPEFFDISRAFLQSAGKARGLAGTGV, from the coding sequence ATGACCAACGTGCAGTCGATACCCAGTCCTTCGATTCACAGCGAGGATCGCGCCCATGAGGCCGACCATCCGAGTTCGCTGCTGGCGAAGTTCGGCATCGAGCAGCCGCTGAAGCTCGATTGCGGCGTCGACCTGGCGCCGTTCCAGATCGCCTATCAAACCTATGGCGAACTGAACGCGGAGCGCTCCAACGCCATTCTGGTCTGCCATGCGCTGACCGGCGATCAGCATGTCAACAACGTGCACCCGGTGACCGGCAAGCACGGCTGGTGGGACACCATGGTCGGCCCCGGCCTGCCGCTCGACACCAACCAGTACTTCGTCATCTGCAGCAACGTGATCGGCAGTTGCATGGGCTCGACCGGGCCGGCATCGACCAATCCGGCCACCGGCAAGCTGTGGGGACTGGATTTCCCCGTCATCACCATTCCCGACATGGTGCGCGCGCAGACCATGCTGATCGATCGGCTGGGCATTGACACGCTGTTTGCCGTGGTCGGCGGCTCGATGGGCGGCATGCAGGCGCTGCAATGGACCGCGGCCTACCCCGAGCGCGTGTTCTCGACGCTGGCGATCGCCTGCTCGACGCGGCATTCGGCGCAGAACATCGCGTTCCATGAGCTCGGCCGACAGGCCGTGATGGCCGATCCGGACTGGCGCGGCGGGCGTTATTTCGACGACGGCACGCATCCGCATCGCGGGCTCGGCGTGGCGCGGATGGCGGCGCACATCACCTATCTCTCCGACGCCGCACTTCACCGCAAGTTCGGACGGCGGATGCAGGACCGCGATCTCCCGACATTCTCGTTCGACGCGGATTTCCAGGTCGAGAGCTATCTGCGTTATCAGGGCTCGTCGTTCGTCGAGCGCTTCGACGCCAACAGCTATCTCTATCTGACGCGGGCGATGGATTACTTCGACATCGCCGCCGACCATAACGGCGTGCTGGCCCAGGCGTTTCGCGGCATCAAGACCCGTTTCTGCGTGGTGTCGTTCACCTCGGACTGGCTGTTTCCGACCTCGGAATCGCGCGCGCTGGTTCATGCGCTGAACGCATCGAGCGCGCGGGTGTCGTTCGCCGAGATCGAGACCGATCGCGGCCACGACGCCTTCCTGCTCGACGTGCCCGAATTCTTCGACATTTCCCGGGCCTTCCTGCAATCCGCGGGCAAGGCGCGCGGGCTCGCCGGTACAGGTGTCTGA
- the hisC gene encoding histidinol-phosphate transaminase — protein sequence MSRPMPNPGILDIAPYTPGKSPVAEPGRKVFKLSANETPFGPSPKVKEVYKQAVAHLEDYPEGTSRVLREAIGRAFGLDPDRIICGAGSDEILNLLAHTYLSHGDEAISTTHGFLVYPIATMANGAKNVVAPETDFTADVDAILARVTPKTKLVWLANPNNPTGTYIPFDEVKRLRAGLPPHVLLVLDAAYSDYVSRNDYELGLELVATTENTVMTHTFSKIHGLASLRIGWMFGPANIVDAVNRIRGPFNVSTPAMLAAVAAIEDTAHVQMSKTFTEKWRNWLTEEITKLGLKVTPSVANFVLIHFPLDKGKTSAEADAYLTKRGLVLRALNNYGLPHSLRMTVGTEEANRLVVDGLRDFMAGK from the coding sequence ATGTCCCGCCCCATGCCGAATCCCGGCATTCTCGACATTGCGCCCTACACGCCCGGCAAGAGCCCGGTGGCGGAGCCGGGGCGCAAGGTGTTCAAGCTGTCCGCCAACGAGACCCCGTTCGGGCCGTCGCCGAAGGTGAAGGAAGTCTACAAGCAGGCCGTCGCACATCTCGAAGACTATCCGGAAGGAACCTCGCGGGTGCTGCGCGAGGCGATCGGCCGCGCCTTCGGGCTCGATCCCGACCGCATCATCTGCGGCGCCGGCTCGGACGAAATCCTCAACCTCCTGGCACACACCTATCTCAGCCATGGCGATGAAGCGATCTCCACCACCCACGGTTTTCTGGTGTACCCGATCGCCACCATGGCGAACGGCGCCAAAAACGTCGTCGCGCCCGAGACCGATTTCACCGCCGACGTCGACGCCATCCTGGCGCGCGTTACGCCGAAGACCAAGCTGGTGTGGCTTGCCAACCCCAACAACCCGACCGGCACCTATATTCCGTTCGACGAGGTCAAGCGGCTGCGCGCCGGATTGCCGCCGCATGTGCTGCTGGTGCTCGACGCCGCCTATTCCGACTACGTGTCGCGCAACGACTACGAGCTCGGCCTCGAACTGGTAGCGACCACCGAAAACACCGTGATGACGCATACCTTCTCCAAGATTCACGGACTGGCAAGCTTGCGGATCGGCTGGATGTTCGGCCCGGCCAATATCGTCGACGCCGTCAACCGCATTCGCGGTCCCTTCAACGTCTCGACGCCGGCCATGCTGGCCGCGGTCGCCGCCATCGAGGACACCGCGCATGTCCAGATGTCGAAGACGTTCACCGAGAAGTGGCGCAACTGGCTGACCGAGGAGATCACCAAACTCGGCCTGAAGGTGACCCCGAGCGTGGCGAACTTCGTGCTGATCCATTTCCCGCTCGACAAGGGCAAGACCTCGGCCGAGGCCGACGCATATCTGACCAAACGCGGCCTGGTGCTGCGGGCGCTGAACAATTACGGCCTGCCGCATTCGCTGCGCATGACCGTTGGCACCGAAGAGGCCAATCGCCTCGTCGTCGATGGGCTGCGTGACTTCATGGCGGGCAAATGA
- a CDS encoding diguanylate cyclase domain-containing protein, whose protein sequence is MTPTLQISIGLLSLTISLIFIAYSFGLLPNEGHAALEARARISEHLAVQLANLASRNDADAIQETMDSIVSRNSDILSIAIRKADGQLIAHSGDHDVYWREPTDEKSTPTHMLVPLRDGDALHGRIEIVFRPFDTSKDIFGFPQAMMMFVGFIGFAGLAGYYFILKRSLRELDPSRAIPERVKAAFDTLAEGVLILDEQEFVLLANDAFIKNIYASSEPLLGIDVNKFPWAPADEESELTPEPPWRTAVRDEKPVLGIPMSISDRFGNRHQLLVNATRIVDGRGIVRGVIATFNDVTVLHQTNEQLNSSIDQLHASQFTISEQNKQLLLLASSDPLTGCLNRRTFFAEAEQRLRDARSQGRPMSFLMLDADHFKSVNDRFGHVVGDQVLIGLADIMKRICGERGLVGRYGGEEFCIAVAGLDEPAVERLAEQIRRAVASVTTLLPSGEPVTVSIGIASVTKAPCEIADLVKRADEALYAAKTTGRNRFVSWSRMPPQPLAPPSAQSAQRGENPVASPVLAGPKADPKQNDDLTGCPSREALVELIDAMIREDNGARGFAIARIDVDNLEYFNDRYGRDVSDALLVKITQRIKGKLRRSDILGRIGADEFLLLFEPFDSKEQIEPIVERILGELERPFLIGEFELFGSCRIGVSVYPEHGRSYEVLRRNADSAMFRPKQSARGETVFFDARMTQAMAARMEAEQQLRLAIRDRKFCCAFQPKVDINRRQVVGFEALVRLRDDDGEIHLPEKFIGLAVELGLIDQITNFVLELALESIERLDAAFGSATTVSINIAAVLANDLEFMLRFANAIRDSRFSNRIILELTEESFIAKGIFQTVIIPVLREIGVRVSIDDFGTGYSSLSVLADITADEIKVDRSFISGIHQRPRNQSILRAINSLGHALNMTIVAEGVETFEEVAYLQAATSIRCAQGFYFSEPFYLDDMSRATKVLSNGNSVESTRSTLAPLRMGRE, encoded by the coding sequence GTGACGCCAACACTGCAGATCAGCATCGGGCTGCTGTCGTTGACGATCAGCCTGATCTTCATCGCCTATTCGTTTGGACTGCTTCCAAACGAGGGCCACGCCGCATTGGAGGCGCGGGCGAGAATTTCAGAACATCTCGCGGTTCAGCTTGCCAATCTGGCCAGCCGAAATGACGCCGACGCCATCCAGGAAACAATGGACTCCATCGTTAGCCGCAACAGCGACATCCTGTCGATTGCCATTCGCAAGGCGGACGGCCAGCTGATCGCCCATTCAGGGGATCACGATGTTTATTGGCGCGAGCCGACCGACGAAAAATCCACGCCAACTCACATGCTGGTGCCATTGCGCGACGGCGATGCGCTCCATGGCAGGATCGAGATCGTATTTCGACCGTTCGATACCAGCAAAGATATTTTCGGTTTCCCCCAGGCCATGATGATGTTTGTCGGCTTCATCGGTTTCGCGGGTTTGGCCGGGTATTACTTCATTCTGAAGCGATCACTCCGGGAACTGGATCCCAGCCGTGCGATTCCGGAGCGGGTCAAGGCCGCCTTCGATACCCTTGCCGAAGGCGTGCTGATCCTGGACGAGCAGGAGTTCGTGCTGCTGGCGAATGACGCCTTTATCAAGAACATTTACGCGAGCTCCGAACCGCTGCTCGGCATCGACGTCAACAAGTTCCCGTGGGCGCCGGCGGACGAGGAGAGCGAGCTGACCCCGGAACCGCCCTGGCGAACCGCCGTGCGCGACGAGAAGCCGGTGCTGGGCATACCGATGAGCATCTCTGATCGCTTCGGCAACCGGCACCAGCTCCTGGTCAACGCAACGCGCATCGTGGACGGAAGGGGTATTGTCCGCGGCGTGATTGCCACGTTCAATGATGTTACCGTCCTTCACCAGACGAATGAGCAGCTGAACAGTTCAATCGATCAGCTCCATGCATCTCAGTTCACGATTTCGGAGCAGAACAAGCAACTGCTGCTGCTTGCGTCGAGCGACCCGTTGACGGGCTGCCTCAATCGCAGAACGTTTTTCGCGGAGGCCGAACAGAGACTTCGGGATGCGCGCAGCCAGGGCAGGCCGATGTCCTTTCTGATGCTGGACGCGGATCATTTCAAGAGCGTCAACGACCGCTTCGGTCATGTCGTCGGAGACCAGGTCCTGATCGGTCTTGCCGACATCATGAAGCGCATATGCGGGGAGCGCGGTCTGGTCGGCCGCTACGGCGGCGAGGAGTTCTGCATTGCGGTCGCCGGGCTGGACGAACCGGCTGTCGAAAGATTGGCCGAACAGATCCGGCGGGCGGTCGCCAGTGTGACGACGCTGCTGCCAAGCGGCGAGCCGGTCACCGTCAGCATCGGAATAGCTTCCGTTACCAAGGCGCCCTGCGAAATCGCCGACCTGGTCAAACGGGCGGATGAAGCCCTCTACGCCGCGAAGACGACGGGTCGAAACCGCTTTGTCAGCTGGAGCCGAATGCCGCCGCAGCCGCTGGCGCCCCCATCGGCTCAGTCCGCGCAGCGGGGTGAAAATCCGGTGGCGTCGCCGGTCCTGGCCGGACCGAAGGCCGATCCGAAGCAGAACGATGACCTGACGGGCTGTCCGAGCCGCGAAGCTCTCGTTGAGCTGATCGATGCAATGATCCGGGAGGACAACGGCGCGCGAGGCTTCGCGATCGCGCGCATCGACGTCGATAATCTGGAATATTTCAATGACCGCTATGGCCGCGACGTAAGCGATGCCTTGTTGGTGAAAATCACTCAGCGGATCAAGGGCAAACTCCGCCGCAGCGACATCCTTGGTCGAATCGGCGCTGACGAGTTCCTCTTGTTGTTTGAGCCGTTCGACAGCAAGGAGCAGATCGAACCGATCGTGGAACGAATACTGGGCGAACTGGAGCGGCCATTCCTGATTGGCGAGTTCGAACTGTTCGGTTCGTGTCGAATCGGCGTCAGCGTTTATCCGGAACACGGCCGCAGTTATGAGGTGTTACGAAGAAATGCCGACAGTGCGATGTTCAGGCCGAAGCAATCCGCCAGGGGCGAGACCGTGTTCTTCGACGCCAGGATGACGCAGGCAATGGCCGCGCGGATGGAGGCTGAACAGCAGCTTCGGCTGGCCATCCGGGATCGGAAATTCTGCTGCGCGTTTCAGCCGAAGGTCGATATCAACAGGCGGCAGGTGGTCGGGTTTGAAGCATTGGTCCGGTTGCGGGATGACGATGGCGAAATTCATCTGCCGGAGAAGTTTATCGGATTGGCGGTCGAACTGGGACTGATCGATCAGATCACCAATTTCGTTCTGGAGTTGGCCCTTGAATCGATCGAACGGCTGGACGCCGCGTTCGGCTCGGCAACAACGGTCAGCATCAACATCGCAGCCGTGTTGGCCAACGATCTGGAATTCATGCTGCGGTTCGCAAACGCAATCAGGGACAGCAGGTTCTCCAATCGAATCATACTGGAATTGACGGAAGAGTCATTTATAGCCAAGGGGATTTTTCAAACCGTGATCATCCCGGTCCTTCGCGAAATAGGCGTCCGTGTGTCGATCGACGATTTTGGAACCGGATATTCCTCGCTGAGCGTGCTTGCCGATATTACGGCAGATGAAATCAAGGTCGACCGCTCATTCATCTCCGGCATACACCAGCGCCCGCGCAATCAGAGCATCTTGCGGGCCATCAATTCGCTGGGGCATGCCCTCAACATGACGATCGTCGCCGAGGGCGTGGAAACGTTCGAAGAGGTGGCCTATCTGCAGGCTGCCACAAGCATCAGGTGCGCGCAGGGGTTCTATTTTTCAGAACCGTTTTACCTGGATGACATGAGCCGCGCCACGAAAGTCCTTTCGAATGGCAATTCCGTTGAATCAACGCGAAGCACGCTCGCTCCATTGCGCATGGGACGCGAATGA
- a CDS encoding prephenate/arogenate dehydrogenase family protein has product MSSAPLFNRVALIGFGLIGGSIARAARAQGLASEIVATARSEKTRARVAELDIVDRVVATNAEAVKDADLIILCIPVGACGPVAQEIAPFLKPGAIISDVGSVKGAIVREMAPHLPASAHFVPAHPVAGTEHSGPDSGFAELFTNRWCILTPPEGTDPAAVERLRAFWAAMGARVEIMTPDHHDLVLAITSHLPHLIAYTIVGTADELEEVTSSEVIKFSAGGFRDFTRIAASDPTMWRDVFLANKEAVLEMLGTFNEDLSKLTRAIRRNDGEALFEHFTRTRAIRRGIVEIGQDSAAPDFGRPHANLEKKPE; this is encoded by the coding sequence ATGAGCTCCGCGCCGCTGTTCAACCGCGTCGCGCTGATCGGCTTCGGGCTGATCGGCGGCTCGATCGCGCGCGCCGCGCGGGCCCAGGGCTTGGCCTCCGAAATCGTCGCCACCGCGCGCTCGGAGAAGACCCGCGCCCGCGTGGCCGAACTCGATATCGTCGATCGCGTGGTCGCGACCAACGCGGAAGCCGTCAAGGACGCCGACCTCATCATTCTCTGCATTCCCGTCGGCGCCTGCGGGCCGGTGGCGCAAGAGATCGCGCCGTTCCTCAAGCCGGGCGCGATCATTTCCGACGTCGGCTCGGTCAAGGGCGCGATCGTCCGTGAAATGGCGCCGCACCTTCCCGCTAGCGCGCATTTCGTGCCGGCGCATCCCGTCGCCGGCACCGAGCATTCCGGCCCTGATTCCGGCTTCGCCGAACTGTTCACCAACCGCTGGTGCATTCTGACCCCTCCTGAGGGCACCGATCCTGCCGCTGTCGAACGCTTGCGCGCGTTCTGGGCCGCGATGGGCGCGAGGGTCGAGATCATGACGCCCGACCACCACGACCTGGTGCTGGCGATCACCAGCCATCTGCCGCATCTGATCGCCTACACCATTGTCGGCACCGCGGACGAACTCGAAGAAGTGACGTCGTCCGAGGTGATCAAGTTCTCCGCCGGCGGTTTTCGCGATTTCACGCGCATCGCGGCCTCGGATCCGACGATGTGGCGCGACGTGTTTCTCGCCAACAAGGAAGCCGTGCTGGAAATGCTCGGCACCTTCAACGAGGACCTCTCGAAACTGACCCGCGCGATCCGCCGCAACGACGGCGAAGCGCTGTTCGAACACTTCACCCGCACCCGCGCCATCCGCCGCGGCATCGTCGAGATCGGCCAGGATTCGGCCGCGCCCGATTTCGGCCGGCCGCATGCGAATCTGGAGAAGAAGCCGGAGTAG
- a CDS encoding chorismate mutase, giving the protein MSKAPPAPPSLQELRKEIDSIDEQVHRLLMARGDIIDRLIQVKQTQEVGSAFRPAREASMMRELVRRHRGILPLDTIESIWRVIISTFTYVQAPFAVHADVSVSEPAMRDSARFHFGFVVPYVAHFSAQAAVEAVAKSKGDLALVSAISSRTPWWIALEADGAPKIIARLPFLERADHPAALPVFVISRVADDAMVTEVEMWSVRVSGWNADTARALAPLAEIVAVPDTAFDGAALLVSDAGTGFEKIKMALIAAGASVRSSALVGSHATRYTVPSNGSAKP; this is encoded by the coding sequence ATGTCCAAGGCCCCCCCGGCTCCGCCCTCGCTGCAGGAGCTGCGCAAAGAGATCGACAGCATCGACGAGCAGGTCCATCGCCTGCTGATGGCGCGCGGCGACATCATCGACCGGCTGATCCAGGTCAAGCAGACCCAGGAAGTCGGCTCGGCGTTCCGCCCTGCGCGCGAGGCCTCGATGATGCGCGAGCTGGTACGGCGCCATCGCGGCATCCTGCCGCTCGACACCATCGAGAGCATCTGGCGCGTCATCATCTCGACGTTCACCTACGTGCAAGCGCCGTTCGCGGTGCATGCGGATGTTTCCGTCAGCGAGCCCGCGATGCGGGATTCGGCGCGGTTTCATTTCGGCTTCGTCGTGCCTTATGTGGCGCATTTCAGCGCACAGGCCGCAGTCGAGGCAGTGGCGAAATCCAAGGGCGATCTGGCGCTGGTCTCGGCGATATCGAGCCGCACGCCATGGTGGATCGCACTGGAAGCCGACGGCGCGCCGAAGATCATCGCCCGCCTGCCGTTCCTGGAACGCGCCGACCATCCGGCCGCACTCCCGGTGTTCGTGATCTCGCGTGTGGCCGACGACGCCATGGTGACCGAGGTCGAGATGTGGAGCGTTCGTGTCTCCGGCTGGAACGCGGATACGGCGCGCGCGCTGGCGCCGCTGGCCGAAATCGTCGCCGTGCCCGATACCGCCTTCGACGGCGCGGCGCTTTTGGTGTCGGATGCCGGCACCGGCTTCGAGAAGATCAAGATGGCCCTGATTGCGGCCGGTGCGTCGGTGCGCTCGTCGGCCCTCGTCGGCAGCCATGCAACGCGCTATACGGTGCCCTCCAACGGGTCGGCCAAGCCTTAA
- a CDS encoding serine hydrolase — translation MKTLIAAAVAACLAFDIAHAAPLSEAKPDEVGFSQQGLARLDDFFAREIAAKRVPGAVVAIARDGKLVHYKAYGQLDAAKGTPMPLDAVFALASMTKPMAAVAGLTLMEQGRLALQAKLADYYPAFANMLVGSTQSDGSLKTDPQASPIYIHDLYRHTSGLMYGGRPDSSSAVARLYPDGTAPALEGDTQAFIDRITKLPLAHQPSTEFEYGFSIDVLGAVVEKVSEQRLGEYLAANVWQPLGMTDATFHPTEAQRARLARPFPNDPLTGKPQSIKLLDAPTKFDCGGACSFATVGDYIRFGQMLLNGGELDGKRILSPKTVHHMISNHLGPEIKNNVANIEPHRAGFGFGLGVAVRTGEGLSSVPGNPGEFTWNGAYGTQFFCDPKERLVVVVGTAAPGELRKYYREQVQDITYGAMVR, via the coding sequence ATGAAGACGCTGATTGCCGCGGCCGTGGCGGCCTGCCTTGCTTTTGACATCGCGCATGCCGCGCCGCTATCGGAGGCAAAGCCCGACGAAGTCGGATTCTCGCAACAGGGGCTGGCCCGGCTGGACGATTTCTTCGCCCGCGAGATTGCGGCGAAACGCGTGCCCGGTGCCGTGGTCGCCATCGCCCGCGACGGCAAGCTGGTGCATTATAAGGCCTACGGCCAGCTCGATGCCGCCAAGGGTACGCCGATGCCGCTTGATGCGGTGTTCGCGCTGGCGTCGATGACCAAGCCGATGGCGGCGGTCGCAGGCCTGACGCTGATGGAGCAGGGCCGGCTGGCGCTTCAGGCCAAGCTCGCGGATTACTATCCGGCGTTCGCCAACATGCTGGTCGGGAGTACGCAGTCAGACGGTTCGCTGAAGACCGACCCGCAGGCGTCGCCGATCTACATTCACGACCTCTATCGTCACACCTCCGGGCTGATGTACGGCGGACGGCCCGACAGTTCGAGCGCGGTCGCGCGTCTATACCCGGACGGAACCGCGCCGGCGCTGGAGGGCGACACCCAGGCCTTCATCGACCGCATCACGAAGCTGCCGCTGGCGCACCAGCCGTCGACGGAATTCGAATACGGCTTTTCGATCGACGTGCTCGGCGCGGTGGTTGAGAAAGTCAGCGAGCAGCGGCTCGGCGAATATCTGGCCGCGAATGTGTGGCAGCCGCTCGGCATGACGGACGCCACGTTCCATCCGACGGAGGCGCAGCGGGCCCGTCTCGCCCGCCCGTTCCCGAACGATCCGCTGACGGGCAAGCCGCAAAGCATCAAGCTGCTGGACGCACCGACCAAGTTCGACTGCGGCGGTGCCTGCTCGTTTGCCACCGTCGGCGACTACATCCGCTTCGGGCAAATGCTGCTCAACGGCGGCGAGCTCGACGGCAAACGCATCCTCAGCCCCAAGACGGTGCATCACATGATCTCCAACCACCTCGGGCCGGAGATCAAGAACAACGTGGCGAACATCGAGCCGCATCGGGCGGGCTTTGGCTTTGGCCTCGGGGTCGCGGTACGCACCGGCGAAGGCCTGTCGTCCGTCCCGGGCAATCCGGGCGAGTTCACCTGGAATGGTGCCTACGGCACCCAGTTCTTTTGTGACCCCAAGGAACGCCTCGTCGTCGTGGTCGGAACCGCGGCGCCCGGCGAACTGCGCAAATATTATCGCGAGCAGGTCCAGGACATCACCTACGGCGCCATGGTGCGGTAG
- a CDS encoding lytic transglycosylase domain-containing protein has protein sequence MPACNKLATITFTALAMLACLGGRAQAAQCGNGPGGFEAWKSEFAREAGAKGVGAAATAALMHTSYASATINADRSQRSFGLSLDQFLAKRGASTIVARGRSLKQSQGALFASIQARYGVPPGPLIAIWGMETGFGSQRGNQNMLSSIATLAYDCRRPEFFTEQLYAALKLVDRGVLSGATRGSMHGEVGQTQFMPKNILAYGTGNLDVAANALNSTANFLRAHGWRAGAGYQPGEPNFAAIEAWNAAGVYQKAIALMGRQIDGGN, from the coding sequence ATGCCCGCCTGTAACAAGCTTGCGACGATCACGTTCACCGCTTTGGCGATGCTGGCTTGCCTCGGCGGCCGCGCGCAAGCCGCGCAATGCGGCAACGGCCCCGGCGGCTTCGAGGCGTGGAAGAGCGAATTCGCCCGCGAAGCCGGCGCCAAAGGCGTCGGCGCCGCCGCGACCGCGGCGCTGATGCACACCAGCTACGCAAGCGCGACCATCAACGCCGATCGCAGCCAGCGTAGTTTCGGCCTGTCGCTCGATCAGTTCCTCGCCAAGCGCGGCGCCTCGACCATTGTCGCGCGGGGACGTTCGCTGAAGCAATCGCAGGGCGCGCTGTTCGCCTCGATCCAGGCGCGCTACGGCGTTCCGCCGGGGCCGCTGATCGCGATCTGGGGCATGGAAACCGGGTTCGGCAGCCAGCGCGGCAATCAGAACATGCTGTCGTCGATCGCGACGCTCGCCTATGACTGCCGCCGTCCGGAGTTCTTCACCGAGCAGCTCTACGCCGCGCTGAAGCTGGTCGATCGCGGCGTGCTGTCGGGGGCTACGCGCGGCTCCATGCACGGCGAGGTCGGCCAGACGCAGTTCATGCCCAAGAACATCCTGGCCTACGGCACCGGCAATCTCGACGTCGCCGCCAATGCGCTGAACTCGACCGCCAACTTCCTGAGAGCCCATGGCTGGCGCGCCGGCGCGGGCTACCAGCCGGGCGAACCGAATTTTGCGGCGATCGAAGCCTGGAACGCGGCGGGGGTTTATCAGAAGGCGATCGCGCTGATGGGGCGGCAGATCGACGGCGGCAACTGA